The genomic window ACATCTGTATGTTCTTTTGTATTTATTGGCTTAAAATAATCTCGCTGCATTCCTTTATTTATAAAGCTAGCATTTAAGTGTTTCATAGAAAACTCCCTGAATCGAGATCTCAAACTATACAGCCACTGACTTTTATTAAGTGGTGTAAAAGTAGTGTAATGATCACCACCTATATTACTAATTAACCAATCGACTATTTCATCAATTATACCAATAGGACTTTCTTTATCTATACCCTTTTCTTGTGTTAACACCATAAACTCTTCAACACTTGATAAGTTAGTAACTTTATTATTCCAAAACGTATTTAACCATTCAGGTCTAGGCTCAGGAGTGAATAAAAAGCCAATTTTTCCTATTTTAATACTATCCCAGACAGAGGTACTCCACGAACTACCGATTAATTTAGCAACCGATATCCACTCTTTTATCGAGTAACTTTTTGTGATTAATATATTTTTAGGGATATCTAATTTTAATTGTTTGAAAATCAATTCATATTGTTCTATAGAAATAGAAGGATGAGGTCGAATAATAAAATAATCTGTCGTGTTAACTATTGCTGCCTTAGTTATAAACTTTACAAACTTATTTAAACATCGCTTTGAATAATCCCTATACTGCCAAGCAATATTTTCATCATAACCCATTTTAATTTTTGCTTTAATTGTTTTATCTGACGAAAAAGCCCAACCATAATTCATAGGAAAGAAATAAATATCAGCCTGATGAGGGATTGCAAATTCCTTTTTTAACGAGGCAGTTAAATCGCTTGAATTCAATGTTTCATGAAAGAGCAATTCATGCAATGGGTTACCTATAACCTCTACATTTGTGGGCCTAACTCCTGAAGAGCATAAAAAATCTTTGAAAGATTCATCCCACGCTAAGTGTTTAAAAAAAGACTTTATCACATCCGATTTTGGCTTTTTAAACTCTTTATTTGCATTGCTCAGTAGTTGCTCCCAATTCAAACTGACTAACTGGCTTTCTCTCCACTTTTTATTCCTAAAAAAAGAGACTGGCCATGTTTTATCATCAATAGAATACGGGAAGACTATACATTTAGGGTTATATTGACCATAGCGATGAGAATGAAATTCAGTTGATAATATGACACAATAATATCCCTTTTTAGATAATCTTTCAGTAATATTATACAGTGCGGCCCCTTCTCTATCTTCGTGTTCCATCAAAAACAAAAAATCTATATTTATCATTTAGGTAAGCTCACTTTTCCTTTTTCAACCAGGTATTCCAAATATTCAAAGTCATCTTGAGAGTCTATATTGGCAAAAGAGCGACTAATATATGGTTGAGTATTTGATGAAAAAAAAGATTTATTACTAATCAAATTTTCAACAGTTGATATGTATATTGCGCCAGTCAGAGCATAAGCATCTGGCAGCTCCTGCCTATTAATTTCAGATTCGGCCCCTGGTAAATATGACTCAATACTCCCATTAACAATTCTTTTTAGTTTAGCTGGATGAGGGTCATCAATTTTAGCTATAGAAACAACCGATTCACGATTTTTTTGAGCCAAAGATATGCATTCATCAATCATCTCTCCCGAGCGAATCGGGGATGTAGGCTGCAACAATATAACATGTGTTACACTTTGTAGAGATTTATGTTGTAATAACTTCAATACAACATCGACAGTTTTTGAATTATCCCCCGCAAGTACCTCTTCTCTTAAGCCTAAACTAGTAGCTCCCTCACTAGTTGCTATCTCTTCGTAGACTTTTGAGTCGGTTGAAACCACAGTACGATCTATTAATTGGGATTGTTTCGAACTTCTTACTGCATAAGCTAATAGTGATACCCCATCCACTTCTGCAATATTTTTATTTTTAAATCCTTTAGAGCCCGCTCTTGCAGGTATTATTGCCACTATCATATTAATACGTCATTGGTTTTAGTAATAAGGGTGTTAATTTAGGGATTTCATTAGCTATTTTATAGCCTGCATCTCCACCTCCAAAGATAGTGCCTTGGAGATATTTCCCATGCTTTATTTGTGATGATATTTTCATCTGAATTTCATCACAATCATGACCAGAAAAGACAATGTTTTCGCCATGCTCCCTCTGGTTTTGTCGATCACCTAGGGCAACAGAAGGTACACCAAGAAATTCCCCTTCCCTTAGAAATGAAGACGAATTACCGACAGCACAAACAGCATTATTTAATACTCTAATGAAGTCTTCTGCTGAGAAATTTTTATAAAAATGAAAGTTTTCATCTCTGTTCTTTTCTCTAAATACTCTAATCCCTTTGGCTACATCTTCACCACCGGCATCAGCATTAGGCCACAGAACAACTTTCTGAATATTTTTAAATTCTAATAGAGCTTTGAGAGTTTCATTTACTTGATGAAAACCACTACCATAACTGGTTGTTACTGGATGTTGTATCATTAATATATAAGGTCTTGTCCAATCAATATCTGCACCAACCCCTCCATATTTCCTCATTATATAATTAGAAATAGTAGTATCTGAATTAGCAATTACATCCATTGCTGGGCAGCCATAATTAAATACGGAGCTTTCCAGCTCCCCCATTTTTATAACTCTTTCTTTACTTTTTTCTGTTGCTACAAAATGAAAATCAGCAAGTTTAGTGATAGCATGACGAACTCTATCGTCTATATTACCGCTGACTTCACCGCCCTGGAGATGGATTAATGGTATATTTAAATATGTCGAAGCAATTGCTGTGGCCATCGTTTCAAATCTATCAGCGACTGAAACAACAAAGTCAGGCTTTAACTCGTCCAATGCAGTAGATAATTCAATAACCCCCATACCTGTTGATTTAGCTTGAGTTAATAATGTTTCACCTTCAACAGTGTAATAAATGGCTTTATTAGGCTCAAAACCATCTTCTTTTATTACATTAACTGCTTTACCAAATCGCTCCAGCATTAAAGATGCACCAACGATTATTTGTAGTTCAATTTCATCTTTTTCTTTTAACGCTTTAAGCAAGTACTTGACTCGCCCATAATTTGCCCTGCTAGCAACAACAACACACACTTTAATTCTATTCATTTAAATCACCCTCATTTAAAAAATCCCATTTTGAAAGAGGCCTTAAAAGTCTACGCCCTACGATTTCTTCATAATTAGCGGCTGAAGCACCAAAACCTGAAGGTTTTTTTGCTTCTAGATCTTGTATCGTGATTAAATGCCCTGCTGGTAGCGATTTATTTACTGATAAAGATTTTTCAAAAATTCTCTTTAAGTCAGTAAAACCTGAATTATCCTCTTTCATTACTGGATTAGCTAACATTTCACTTATATTTCTTACACCTTCATTTAATTGCTTAAATTCTTTTATAGTAAGAGACGATGTAGAGTCGGGTCCAAATATATTTTTATCAAAAGTCACATGTGCTTCAATTATTTTCGCACCAAGAGTCACTGCGGCTAGTGAAGGATAAATTGTGCCTGAGTGATCCGAGAAACCAATGTCAATATTATATCGTTCTTGCAATTCAGGTATAACATTCAAACCAACGTCCTTCGGCTTTGTTGGGTACTTGGTTGTACATTGTAAAAGAGACAACTTGTTTCCTGATTTTTTCACCTTATCAACTGCTATATCTAACTCTTTGAATGAACTCATACCGCTAGATAAAATAATCTCTTTCCCCGTTTGGCATATGACATCCAACATCAAATTATTAGCAACTTCCCCGGAGCCAAATTTATATTTATTAACACCAACTTTTTCGAGCAGTTCGACTGCAGCTATTGAAAAAGGAGAACTAATGAACTCTAAACCGACTTCATCACAATGTGCTTTAATTTCTATCCATTGCTCATAAGTAAATGACATTCTTTGCCAATAGTCATAACGCGTTTTATCTTCATAAGAAAAATTAACACGAAATGGTTCATAAATGCTACTTTCAGCTTCTGCAATATGAGTTTGAAATTTTATTGCATTTACACCCGTAGTAGCGACCGCATCTATATAGGAATGTAAGATCCCCAAACTGCCATCATGCGCTTGCCCAACTTCTGCAATTATAAAAACTTCTGTCTGATTCATACTAACTCCCGCACGAGAACCGAATTTTCTTTCAGTTCAAATACATTAAAATAAAATAAAGTGAATAACGTTACTGAAATAATTACAGTACTAAATATAGATAAAACAACAATATTTTCTATATTTATAAATAATAAAGGAATTAAGCTTGTTACTAATACCAAGCCAAGTATTTTAACATTTTTAAGAAAAGAAAAAGTTATTCTATAGGCCTTGCCTGAAAAGTAATAGGCAAGAACAAAACTACAAAAAAATGAGGCTAGAATAGCAAAGGAAGCGCCACTAAGTCCATAAAGCTTAATCAATATATAATTAAAGACTAGAGATAAAACACCAGTTAAAATTGTAATTTTAGGGATAACACCCGTAAACTTTTTAAAGAATAGTGGTGCTGAAGAAAAACAGTAGAACCCCCTAAATATATATGCAGAACTCATTAGAAATAAAGGTATAAATACGCCACCATAATCACCCGTGATATAGTTTTTTATGAATAATTCTGCAAAGAAAGAAAAATGGAGAACTATTAGTAAAATCAATAGAAACCAAATAGGTATAAGCTTTTCTAAAAACGCCTTCCCTTTATAATCACTAATAACAGATAGTCTATTAAAAATAGGCATAATCACATTATTTAATGAATTAACAAGAGCTTTTATAACTTGGGAAAATTTATCAGCAATA from Colwellia sp. PAMC 20917 includes these protein-coding regions:
- a CDS encoding acylneuraminate cytidylyltransferase family protein; amino-acid sequence: MIVAIIPARAGSKGFKNKNIAEVDGVSLLAYAVRSSKQSQLIDRTVVSTDSKVYEEIATSEGATSLGLREEVLAGDNSKTVDVVLKLLQHKSLQSVTHVILLQPTSPIRSGEMIDECISLAQKNRESVVSIAKIDDPHPAKLKRIVNGSIESYLPGAESEINRQELPDAYALTGAIYISTVENLISNKSFFSSNTQPYISRSFANIDSQDDFEYLEYLVEKGKVSLPK
- the neuC gene encoding UDP-N-acetylglucosamine 2-epimerase; protein product: MNRIKVCVVVASRANYGRVKYLLKALKEKDEIELQIIVGASLMLERFGKAVNVIKEDGFEPNKAIYYTVEGETLLTQAKSTGMGVIELSTALDELKPDFVVSVADRFETMATAIASTYLNIPLIHLQGGEVSGNIDDRVRHAITKLADFHFVATEKSKERVIKMGELESSVFNYGCPAMDVIANSDTTISNYIMRKYGGVGADIDWTRPYILMIQHPVTTSYGSGFHQVNETLKALLEFKNIQKVVLWPNADAGGEDVAKGIRVFREKNRDENFHFYKNFSAEDFIRVLNNAVCAVGNSSSFLREGEFLGVPSVALGDRQNQREHGENIVFSGHDCDEIQMKISSQIKHGKYLQGTIFGGGDAGYKIANEIPKLTPLLLKPMTY
- a CDS encoding N-acetylneuraminate synthase family protein; the encoded protein is MNQTEVFIIAEVGQAHDGSLGILHSYIDAVATTGVNAIKFQTHIAEAESSIYEPFRVNFSYEDKTRYDYWQRMSFTYEQWIEIKAHCDEVGLEFISSPFSIAAVELLEKVGVNKYKFGSGEVANNLMLDVICQTGKEIILSSGMSSFKELDIAVDKVKKSGNKLSLLQCTTKYPTKPKDVGLNVIPELQERYNIDIGFSDHSGTIYPSLAAVTLGAKIIEAHVTFDKNIFGPDSTSSLTIKEFKQLNEGVRNISEMLANPVMKEDNSGFTDLKRIFEKSLSVNKSLPAGHLITIQDLEAKKPSGFGASAANYEEIVGRRLLRPLSKWDFLNEGDLNE